Proteins found in one Acipenser ruthenus chromosome 18, fAciRut3.2 maternal haplotype, whole genome shotgun sequence genomic segment:
- the LOC117418071 gene encoding ral GTPase-activating protein subunit alpha-1 isoform X8, which yields MFSKKTHGDVKKSTQKVLETKKDVLTRLKHLRIVIENAESVDLKHFFDQNYSHIFYVFFENFVTIEVGLKQKGHKSQREELDSILFIFEKILQLLPERIQGRWQFHSIGLILKKLLHTGNSLKIRREGVRLFLLWMQALQTNCSREQLWMFACLIPGFPHPHSEHGPRTLENLINPPLSLQETQVTPEEITPLVPPQSGDKGQEDLASYFLEALLKYMVIQAKSLQWKNKENHEKGFAFLFVNFKKYYLPHIFPNFCKETSLYNPILEVPHMRPKPHYVIVKRDPETNEAIYCTKEMFLNARVIFIRWLVSFWLEPKSNTGTHIPGTEGENVPKNIQRAAVGLAAREDGAPRPDNVDGNTQPEQSHSNTSTLTEREPSSSSLCSLDEEHLTDIEVVRKVFCSSRTNVNFMTEIFRQAFLLPICEAAAMRKVVRVYQEWIQQEDKPIFMREPEEVQYSPATSVIHLETAGEHMVEKDKEEEKVVKAPEHTRTPSWTRNSSYQDAINKVPESELVEHNVAAGAQSTLQVFITNSSNVFLLEPANDVKFLLEEHIDMCKRVLNIYRSLVMHETMDQKTWEQILLVLLRVTECVMKKPPSTVPHGKKMMTLAGRLAGAVFQTLIVAWIKGNLNVYISRELWDDLLTVLSTLTCWEELVTEWSLTMETLTKVLARNLYNLDLHELPLDKLSEQKQKKHKGKGGGHESQKSSVDKSFSKGWSRDQPGQAMMRQRSATTTGSPGTEKARHFIRQKTVDIEDPQVVPRAPRMRHFSQSEETAPSEVFTTAGEEQPLPRSSSTSDIMEPFIAERVKANKEDLSQKICPGSIDTGNSNPNISDLMDEFIAERLRARNTSGITRRGSSPGSLEVPKDFPDLLNRQNPMRPVDDPGVPSEWTSPASAGSSDLISSDSHSDSFNAFQYDGRKFENFSFGPEASSLGTAETDGAQIRPQTAEEQELASLTTLHIDSETSSLSQQALSADAVTITGSDSASPIHSASGSRSETPSPATLNAEHMEHKDLQLDDKLHHSVLQTPDDLETSEFPTEDCSVMAGGTLTGWHADVATVMWRRMLGILGDVNSIKDPEIHAQVFDYLCELWQSLAKIRDNLGISADNQASPPPPELIPPLRILTPWLFKATMLTERYKQGKLHAYKLICKIMKRRQDVSPNSDFLTHFYNIMHCGLLHVDQDIVNTIIKHCSPRFFSIGLPGATMLILDFIIAASRVTTSSSLNAPRVEAQILLGSLVCFPNLYEELPALHPTTADMMLTRFTDVKEHIIKNILSSAREEPSGPARCVALCSLGIWLSEELIHDTRHPQIKEALNVICVTLKFPNKTVAQVASDILHLLINYVDNLQHFPADSPKKIIEILIATITYLLPSTEASPHEPDKRLLVSLLLCLLDWVMALPPKILLQPVHTTGSDKDWSDTSVLSCIYKVLHGCVYGAQYFNNPKYFPLNLADLASADYDPFLHLESLKEPEPLHSPDSERSSKLQPVTEAKSCMQQGLISIAARTVITHLVNHLEHYPMSGGPAMLTSQICENQDNPYSECPELSPELFESPNLQFFVLNNTTLLSSLQIHAEDNVPGGGMSAGLTTTNSSVRIIVRDISGKYSWDTAILYGPPHCSQPSQALKLPPARPLVERQQCLDDSEDEQQLQSEAVEEEEEEEDDEAMKDFMAPQAKRRCREVVPTWDAIRDDEDALDEMLQYLGTTSPECLQRAGMPLNIPALPPTCISEKQENDVMNAILKQYTEEKGFADKCNNNLNMRAMEQEEPCPQRPQSAFYYCRLLLNILGMNSWEKRSNFHLLRKNEKLLRELKNLDSRQCRETHKIAVFYVAEGQEDKHSILTNTSGSQAYEDFVSGLGWEVNLTNHCGFLGGLQRNKSTGFSTPYFATSTVEVMFHVSTRMPPDSDDSLTKKLRHLGNDEVHIVWSEHTRDYRRGIIPTEFGDVLIVIYPMKNHMYSVQIMKKPEVPFFGPLFDGAIVDGKILPTMVRATAINASRALKSLIPLYQNFYEERARYLETIVHHHREPTTFEDYAAQVFCPAPFHHLPADADH from the exons ATGTTTTCTAAAAAAACGCATGGGGACGTTAAGAAATCGACACAGAAAGTGCTGGAGACCAAAAAGGATGTCCTGACTCGCCTCAAACACCTACGAATTGTCATAG agaatgCTGAATCAGTTGATCTGAAACATTTTTTTGACCAGAATTATTCACACATCTTCTATGTTTTCTTTGAAAATTTTGTGACCATTGAAGTTGGTCTTAAACAGAAAG GTCATAAATCGCAAAGAGAAGAACTAGATTCTATCCTTTTTATATTTGAG aaAATTTTACAACTTCTCCCTGAAAGAATACAGGGAAGATGGCAGTTCCACAGTATAG GCCTAATTTTAAAGAAGCTCCTGCACACTGGAAATTCTTTGAAg ATCCGCAGAGAGGGGGTTCGTCTCTTTCTCCTGTGGATGCAGGCACTCCAGACTAACTGCAGCAGAGAACAGCTGTGGATGTTTGCTTGTCTGATACCTGGCTTTCCACACCCACACTCCGAACATGGACCTCGAACCCTGGAAAATCTTATCAACCCTCCACTCAGCCTTCAAGAAA cacaAGTCACTCCAGAAGAGATCACTCCCCTCGTCCCTCCTCAATCAGGAGATAAAGGACAAGAAGATCTTGCAAGCTATTTTTTAGAAGCACTTTTAAAATACATGGTAATCCAG GCAAAGAGTTTGCAATGGAAGAACAAAGAAAACCACGAAAAGGGCTTTGCTTTCCTATTTGTAAATTTCAAGAAGTATTATCTTCCTCATATTTTCCCAAATTTTTGCAAGGAGACCAGTTTATATAATCCTATATTAG AGGTCCCTCACATGAGACCAAAGCCACACTATGTTATAGTAAAGAGAGACCCAGAGACCAATGAAGCCATCTATTGCACTAAAGAGATGTTCCTGAACGCTCGAGTCATATTCATTCGATGGTTGGTCTCCTTCTGGCTGGAGCCCAAATCAAACACAGGGACTCATATCCCTGGTACTGAAGGAGAAAACGTACCAAAGAACATTCAG AGAGCAGCAGTAGGATTGGCTGCCAGGGAAGATGGTGCCCCCCGACCTGATAATGTAGATGGGAACACGCAGCCAGAGCAATCTCACTCGAACACCAGCACCCTGACAGAAAGGGAGCCAAGTTCTTCCAGCCTTTGCAGTTTAGATGAGGAGCATCTCACAGACATTGAGGTGGTCCGGAAGGTCTTCTGCTCCTCCAGAACCAATGTCAACTTCATGACTGAGATCTTCCGGCAG GCCTTCCTGCTGCCAATCTGTGAGGCAGCTGCCATGAGAAAGGTGGTGAGGGTTTACCAAGAGTGGATTCAGCAGGAAGACAAACCCATTTTCATGAGGGAACCTGAAGAAGTACAATACTCTCCGGCCACCAGTGTCATCCACCTGGAAACTGCAGGGGAACACATGGTGGAGAAAGACAAGGAGGAG GAAAAAGTTGTAAAGGCACCAGAGCACACACGGACCCCCAGCTGGACAAGAAACTCCTCTTACCAAGATGCCATCAACAAGGTGCCGGAGTCCGAGCTTGTGGAGCATAATGTAGCAGCAGGTGCACAATCCACACTGCAG GTTTTCATTACCAACTCTTCCAATGTATTTCTTCTGGAACCTGCTAATGATGTTAAATTCCTTCTGGAAGAACACATTGATATGTGTAAGCGTGTCCTCAACATTTATCGCAGCCTGGTTATGCATGAAACAATGGATCAGAAAACATG GGAGCAAATTCTTTTAGTTTTACTCAGGGTCACAGAGTGTGTGATGAAGAAACCGCCATCAACAGTGCCACATGGAAAAAAGATGATGACCCTTGCAGGACGACTTGCCGGGGCAGTATTTCAG ACACTAATCGTAGCCTGGATCAAAGGGAACCTGAATGTGTACATCTCCAGGGAGCTGTGGGATGACTTGCTCACTGTGTTGTCGACGCTGACCTGCTGGGAGGAGCTTGTCACTGAGTGGTCACTGACCATGGAAACCCTGACCAAAGTGTTGGCTAGAAACTTGTACAACCTAGACCTCCATGAACTGCCACTGGACAAACTGAGCGAACAGAAACAAAAGAAGCACAAAGGCAAGG GAGGTGGTCATGAGTCTCAGAAGTCATCAGTGGACAAGTCTTTTTCAAAGGGCTGGAGCCGGGATCAGCCTGGACAGGCTATGATGAGACAGCGGAGTGCCACGACTACAGGCTCCCCGGGCACAGAGAAAGCAAGACATTTTATACGGCAGAAAACTGTTG ATATCGAGGACCCTCAGGTGGTGCCCCGTGCTCCTCGTATGAGACACTTTTCCCAGAGCGAAGAGACCGCCCCTTCAGAGGTGTTCACCACAGCGGGTGAGGAGCAGCCACTGCCCCGGAGCAGCAGTACGTCTGACATCATGGAGCCCTTCATCGCTGAGCGGGTCAAAG CCAACAAGGAGGACTTGAGCCAAAAGATTTGTCCGGGCTCCATAGACACTGGAAACAGCAATCCCAACATCAGTGATCTTATGGATGAGTTTATAGCAGAGAGGCTGCGAGCCAGAAACACATCT GGCATTACAAGGAGAGGCAGCAGCCCTGGGAGCCTTGAAGTCCCTAAAGACTTTCCGGACCTGCTGAACAGGCAGAATCCCATGCGACCCGTAGACGACCCAGGTGTCCCCTCAGAATGGACTTCCCCTGCCAGTGCgggcagcagtgacctcatcagCTCCGACAGCCATTCTGACTCATTCAACGCCTTTCAGTATGACGGACGCAAATTTGAAA ACTTCAGTTTTGGCCCTGAAGCCTCCTCTCTAGGTACTGCAGAAACCGATGGGGCTCAAATCCGACCACAGACAGCTGAAGAGCAAGAGCTGGCCAGCCTGACTACCCTGCACATTGACTCAGAGACGAGCAGCCTGAGCCAGCAAGCTTTATCAGCTGACGCCGTCACAATCACTG GATCTGATAGTGCCTCACCGATCCATTCAGCCTCAGGCTCAAGGTCCGAAACTCCTTCTCCTGCCACTCTGAATGCTGAGCACATGGAGCATAAGGACTTGCAGTTGGATGATAAACTCCACCACTCTGTCTTACAGACTCCAGACGACCTAG AAACCAGTGAATTCCCAACAGAGGACTGCAGTGTGATGGCAGGAGGCACTCTCACTGGCTGGCATGCAGATGTTGCCACGGTGATGTGGAGGAGGATGCTTGGGATTTTAGGAGATGTCAATTCCATCAAAGATCCAGAAATTCATGCACAGGTGTTTGATTATCTGTGTGAGCTGTGGCAGAGTCTGGCCAAG ATCAGAGACAATCTGGGCATATCAGCTGACAACCAGGCATCTCCTCCACCACCTGAACTGATACCACCTCTCCGCATTTTGACTCCCTGGCTTTTTAAA GCAACCATGCTGACTGAGAGGTACAAGCAAGGGAAACTTCACGCCTACAAGTTGATCTGTAAGATCATGAAGAGAAGACAGGATGTTTCTCCAAACTCTGACTTCTTGACACACTTTTATAATATAATGCACTGTGGACTGTTACATGTTGATCAG GACATTGTCAATACAATCATCAAGCACTGTTCTCCACGCTTCTTCTCTATTGGATTGCCTGGTGCTACAATGCTGATCTTGGATTTCATCATCGCGGCTAGTAGAGTGACCACCTCATCCTCCCTCAAT GCTCCAAGAGTGGAAGCCCAGATATTGTTGGGTTCACTGGTCTGCTTTCCCAATCTATATGAAGAGTTGCCTGCTCTTCACCCTACTACAGCTGATATGATGCTAACTCGCTTCACAGATGTCAAg GAGCATATAATAAAGAACATACTGAGCTCAGCCAGGGAGGAGCCATCTGGACCAGCTCG GTGTGTTGCTCTGTGTAGCCTTGGCATTTGGCTAAGTGAGGAGTTGATACACGACACTCGCCACCCTCAGATTAAAGAAGCTTTGAATGTCATTTGTGTAACCTTGAAG TTTCCAAATAAAACTGTTGCACAAGTTGCTTCTGACATTCTACACCTGCTCATAAACTATGTGGATAATCTTCAGCATTTCCCAGCTGACTCGCCCAAGAAAATAATTGAG ATCCTTATAGCAACCATTACGTACCTGCTGCCTTCTACAGAAGCTTCTCCACATGAACCAGACAAGAGG CTGCTGGTGTCCTTGCTTCTCTGCCTCTTGGACTGGGTAATGGCCTTGCCACCAAAGATTTTGCTGCAACCAGTTCACACTACTGGGTCTGACAAGGACTGGTCTGACACATCTGTCCTGAGCTGTATTTATAAG GTTCTTCATGGATGTGTGTACGGAGCACAGTATTTTAACAATCCAAAATATTTCCCTCTTAACTTGGCGGATCTTGCGTCTGCTGACTATGATCCCTTTCTGCACTTGGAGAGCCTCAAGGAGCCTGAACCCCTGCACTCTCCAGACTCCGAGAGGTCATCCAAACTGCAACCTGTCACTGAAG CGAAAAGCTGCATGCAGCAAGGTCTAATCTCCATAGCGGCCCGGACAGTCATAACTCACTTGGTCAACCACTTGGAGCACTATCCCATGAGTGGTGGGCCGGCAATGCTAACCAGCCAGATCTGTGAAAACCAAGACAACCCCTACAGCGAATGCCCTGAACTTTCCCCAGAGCTGTTTGAAAGCCCAAACCTGCAGTTCTTTGTGCTGAACAACACCACCCTGCTATCAAGTCTCCAGATCCATGCTGAGGATAATGTCCCCGGTGGAGGGATGTCAGCTGGTCTCACCACCACTAACTCAAGCGTGAGAATCATAGTGCGGGATATCTCTGGAAAGTACTCGTGGGACACAGCAATCCTATACGGGCCTCCCCACTGCAGCCAGCCAAGCCAAGCTCTAAAActgcctccagcccggcctctggTGGAACGGCAGCAGTGCCTGGATGACAGTGAGGAtgagcagcagctgcagagtgAGGCagtggaagaggaggaggaggaggaggatgatgaagcAATGAAGGACTTCATGGCCCCTCAAGCCAAGCGGAGGTGTAGGGAGGTGGTGCCCACTTGGGATGCTATCAGGGATGACGAGGATGCCCTGGATGAGATGCTCCAGTACCTGGGCACCACCAGTCCAGAGTGCCTCCAACGAGCAGGCATGCCGCTCAATATCCCTGCCCTGCCCCCTACCTGCATCTCTGAGAAACAGGAGAACGATGTCATGAACGCCATCCTGAAACAGTACACTGAGGAGAAGGGGTTTGCAGACAAGTGCAACAATAACCTGAACATGAGAGCCATGGAACAAGAGGAGCCATGTCCGCAGAGACCCCAGTCAGCCTTCTACTATTGTAGGCTGCTTCTGAACATCCTGGGCATGAACTCCTGGGAAAAGAG GAGCAACTTCCACCTTCTTAGGAAAAATGAGAAGCTGCTGAGAGAACTTAAGAATCTGGACTCCAGACAATG TCGGGAAACACACAAGATAGCAGTGTTTTATGTTGCTGAGGGACAGGAAGACAAGCACTCAATCCTCACTAACACAAGTGGAAGCCAGGCCTATGAGGACTTTGTCTCGGGGCTCGGCTGGGAG GTGAATCTCACAAACCACTGTGGGTTCCTGGGGGGACTACAGCGAAACAAAAGCACTGGCTTCAGCACTCCTTACTTTGCAACATCAACTGTGGAAGTGATGTTTCATGTGTCAACAAGAATGCCACCTGATTCTGATGACTCCTTAACAAAAAAG CTGAGACACTTGGGCAATGATGAAGTGCACATTGTCTGGTCTGAACACACACGTGACTACAGGAGAGGAATAATTCCAACAGAATTTGGAGATGTTCTGATTGTCATATACCCAATGAAGAACCATATGTATAGCGTCCAGATCATGAAGAAGCCTGAG gtTCCATTTTTTGGTCCTCTTTTTGACGGGGCCATTGTCGATGGAAAAATACTGCCCACCATGGTCCGTGCCACAGCAATCAATGCCAGCCGCGCTCTGAAATCTCTAATTCCATTGTACCAGAATTT